The following nucleotide sequence is from Embleya scabrispora.
GCCGCCGGCCCCGACATCGCCGCCGACCTCGGCCTCGGTGCCTCCGGCCTGGTCTGGACCGGCGCCGCCTACACCCTCGCCTTCAGCGGCCTGCTCCTGCTCGGCGGCCGGATGGCCGACCGGTACGGCCGCCGCAACGCCTTCCGGGCCGGCATCGCCCTGTTCGCCGCCGCCTCGCTGGCCGGCGCGCTCGTCCCCGGCGGAAGTTGGCTGATCACCATCCGGCTGCTCCAGGGCGCCGGTGCCGCGGTGGCCGCACCCGCCGCGATGGCCCTGGTCGGCGACGTGTTCCCGGTCGAGGCCGCCCGACGACGTGCGATGGCCGCGTGGGGCGGACTCTCCGGCGTCGGCGCCGCGTTGGGCATGCAACTCGCCGGCGCCACCGCCACCTGGGCCTCGTGGCGATGGTCCTTCGTCGCCCTCGCCCTGGTCGGCTTCATGGTCGCGGCCCTGGCCGGGCGATACCTGCCGGCGGGCCCGACGCCGACGCGCGGTCGGGTGGACGTACTCGGCGCGGCCCTCGTCACCGGCGGTGTCGCGCTGCTCAGCCTGGGCCTGGTGGCCGTCGGCACACACGGCTGGCTCACCTCCGCCGTACTGCTGCCGATCGGCGCCGGATTCGGGCTCCTGCTCGGCTTCGGCGTGGCCGAGAACCGGGTCGCCGCGCCGCTGATGCCGCTGCGCTTCCTGGCCTCGGGCCGTCGGGTCGGCGCGCTGGCCACCGGCATGCTCGCACCGATCGCCGGATCGTCGGCGGCGTTCCTGATGTCGCTCTACTTCCAGCGCGTGCTCGGCTGGTCCGCGCTGCGCTCGGCGCTGGGCTTCGTCCCGTACACCCTCGCGCTGATCGCGGTCAGCGCCACCAGTGTGCCGATCGTGGCCCGGCTCGGCGCCCGGCGGACCGCGTTCCTCGGACTGGTCACGATGGCGCTCGCGTTCCTGCTGTTCGGCCGGATCGACGCGGAATCCGCCTACGTCGGCGCGCCGTTGGTGGGCATGCTCGTCCTTCCCGTCGGGATCGGACTGACCGCCGCCGCAGCGGTGGTCGGCGCGACGCGGGGCGTGTCGGCCGGGGACGCCGCACTGGCCGGCGGCGCCTTCAACACCTCGATGCTGATGGGCCCGACCATCGGCATGGCCCTGTTCGCCTCGCTCGCCGACGCCCACACCGGCACCGGCCCGTCCCCGGAGCAGGCCGCCACCGACGGCTACGTCTTCGCCTTCCACGCCGCGGCAGCGCTGTTCGCGGTCGCCGCGGCGGCCGTGGCGGTCCTGCGGGGGATCCGGCCGGCGCGGGCCTGATCGGGCTCGCCCACCGCCCGACCACTCGTCACCCGGCCGACCGGCTGACCGGCTGACCAACCGACAGGCCACCGACCGGCCGATCGGCCACCGACCAACGGACCGACCGACCAACCACCCCCACCCATCAAGGAGTTCACCGATCATGATCAGCATCGACACGACCGCCGCCACCCCCACCCCCACCACCGCTTCCGCTCCCGCCACCACCTGGGTCGCAGGCTTCCGCTCCGCCGTGCTCGGCCCGTACGAGGACATCCGGATCCAGCCGTCCCGCGCCTTCCGCGACCAGACACTCCGGCAGATCCTGCACATGGACGGCGGCGGCACGACATTGCGGGTGTTGCTGAGCAACGAATACGGCAGAGAGCCCCTGGTGATCGGAGCGGCGCGGGTCGGCTCGGCCGGCGCGGACGGCGTCGTGGATCCGGCCGCGGAGGCCGTACTGCGGTTCGACGGGGCGGCCGAGGTGACCATCCCGGTCGGCGTCCGGATCCAGAGCGACCCGGTCGAGTTCGCCACCGAACCCGGCACCGACCTGGCGCTGACCCTGTACTTCCCGAAGGACACCGGCCTGGCGACCTACGCACACACCCCTTCCCAGAACGCCTACCTGGTGGCCGGCAACGCCGTGGGGCGAGCCGCGTTCGACGACGCGGAGGAGGTCGACGGGCGGTACTACGTGGCCGGGGTCGACGTCCTGGCGCCCGAGGGCACCGCGATCGCGGTGGCGTTCGGGGACTCCTGGTTCGGTGGCGGTGGCACCACCGTCGGGGCCAACCTGCGCTTCCCGAACCAGCTGAATCGGCGACTGGCCCGGGGCTGGGTGGTCAATCAGGGTCTCGGCGGCAACCGGCTGCTCACCGACGAGGTCGGGCTGCACGGGCTCGCGCGGTTCGAACGCGATGTGCTGTCCGTGCCGGGCGTCACCCACGTGCTCTTCCACTTCGGCCTCAACGACCTGGGCCTGCCGGGCATGTCCGGCAAGCCGCCGGCCCGCGCGGCGGACCTCATCGAGGGCTTCATCGCGCTGGCGGCGCAAGCTCGCGCGGCCGGGCTGACCTCCATCGGCGCCACGATGGGCCCGTACGGCGGCACCATCTACCCCGGCGTTGACAGCGCCCAGGGTCGCGTGGAACGCCGTCGGGTGAACGAGTGGATCCGTACCTCGGACGTCTTCGACGCGGTCGTCGACGTGGCCGCCGCGGTCCAGGACCCGAACGCCCCGGACTTCATCCGGGCCGACCTCGACAGCGGCGACCACCTGCACCTCAACGACGCGGGCGTGCGCGCGATGGCCGACGCCTACGACCTGGCATACGTACGGCTGTGACGGCCGCGCACCGAAGCGCGTCCGCCGTCGAACCCCCGTCACCCGTCACCCGCCACCCTCGGCCCGTCACCCGCCGCCCGGTCCCCGGACCGCGACCGGCGGGTGACGCCGTTCCAGGGTGGTGTCGGAGTCGTCGGATAGCGTGCTGCGATGACGGATTTCGTGTTGGTCGCGGGGGCGTGGTTGGGGTCCTCCGCGTGGGACGAGGTGGTGCCGGAGCTGCGGGCCGCGGGGCACGGGGCGTATCCGTTGACCCTCTCCGGGCTGGCCGAGAAGCGGGGCGTCCCGGCCGGGCAGCGTACACACGTGCGGGACATCGTGGCCGAGGTCGAGGATCGCGACCTGCGCGATGTGGTCCTGGTCGGACACAGCTACTCGGGCATCCCGGTGGGGCAGGCCGCCGAGCGGATCGGTGACCGGCTGCGCAGGATGGTTCTGGTCGATTCGAACGTCGCCGTCCACGGCGAGTCGTTCGCGTCCGGATCCTGGTCCGGCGAGGCGGCGATCACCGCCGCGATCGTCGCCAACGGCGGCTTCTGGGCGGTGCCGGAGGCGGCGGAGTTCGCGGGACAGGGCCTCACCGACGAGCAGATCGCCCGGCTCGTGGCCGACGCGACGCCGCATCCCGGCGACACCCTGATCGAACGGGCCGAGTTGGCGGGGTCGTTGGGCGACCTCCCGACGACCTACCTCAAGTGCCTCCTCGACGGCCCGGAACCGAATGACGCCGTGGCGAAGCTGCTGACGAGCGAACGGTGGCGGCTGGTCGAGATGGACACGGGCCACTGGCCGATGTACTCCCAGCCGCACGAACTGGCCCACATCCTCCTGGCGGAGGCCGGTCGATAGCCGGAAGGAGTTCCCGTGTCCGTTCGACACACGCGTCATCCGACGCCGGCGATCACCCAGTACGCGAGCCCGGGCCTGATCGGCGCGATCGTCTACGCCGGCCATCCGCCGGGCGACGACGACGCCTGGGCGGTGAGCGGGGCGCCGGATCGGGCCGCCTACGGATACTGGGCCGGGCGGTGGTGCGGGATGGCCTGTCTGCGGATGGCACTGTTCGCGCGGGACGGCCATGCGCCGCCGTTGTACGAGCTGATGGTCGGCTGCACGGCGCACGGCGGGTATGTGCGTCGGGAGGACGGCGGGGTCGACGGCCTCTACTACCGGCCGTTCGTCGAGTACGTGCGGGAGGCGCACGGGTTGCGGGCGGAGGTGTCACCGAGCTGGGGCCGGACCGGCTCGCCGACGAACTCGACCGGGGCCGCCTGGTGATGGCCTCCGTGCATCGGGAGATTCGCCGCCCCGAGCGACCGGCACCGGGACGTGGCGGACACCTCGTCCTGGTCACCGGTCGGCGGGACGACGCGGTCACCTTCCACAATCCGTCCGGACACACCCCGGAGGCGGTGTCCGCCGCGCTCGCGCCGCACCGCTTCGACGAGTTCGCCGCCCGGCGCGGCATCGTGCTGCACGTGTGAGGCGCGCGGCCGGGACCATGGTCCGGCAACTACGCTGGGGACAAACGTGCGTTACGTTCGTGACGTTCCGTTCGGTAAGGAGCATCGACCGTGATCCTGAGTGCGCTGACGTTCTCGCTCACACCGAAGCCGTGGGACACGATGTCGTGGGTGGAGGTGCCCGACGGACTCGAGTTCGTGCGCTACGAGATCACCACGATCCCCGCGCCCAGGCGTCCCGAGGTGGAGGCCACCCCGGACGAGGAGAACCGCTGGGCGCTGGCCGCGCGCGACTTCGAGAAGGAGTTGCTGGACGCCCAGTCCGACGTGCGTCGGGAGCACGGCATACGCACGAAGCCGCGCTTCATGGCCGACACCGCCACGGTGCGCCTGTGGCGCTACTCGTGGTTCCCCAACCGCCGAGCCCGCTCCCGCCGCTCGTGGGAGCGCTGCGTGGCCCGCATGCGCGCGGCCGAGGAACGCTACCGCCCGACCCGCGAGGAAATCGAGGCTCGGGTGGCGGCGACCAAGGCCCGGGAGAATTAGCGGATCACCCTGCGCTGTCGCCGGAACCCCAAGCGGGTGTGGTCGTTGAGTCGGTCATGACGCACATCAAACGGATTGTTGCCGGACTGGCGGGCGTGGTGGTGGTGCTGGGCGCGGTGTCGGCGCCTTCGGCCGGGGCGGCCGACGGATACGACCGCTGTCCCGTCGGGTTCTACTGCATGTTCTCGGGCCTCGACGGCACCGGCGACATGATCCGGCTGAGCGGCAGCACACCGGATCTCGCGGCGCTCGGCATGGACGACCGCGCCAAGTCGGACTGGAACCGCACCCCGTCGACCATCCACCTGTGGTCCGACGCGCACTATGGCGGGTGCACGGCCGTCACCTCGTCCGGTCCGACCGGCAAGGGCAACTTCTTCCCGAGCTTCCGCGACTTCTTCAGCTCGGTACAGTTCGACGGCCCGGGCGGCCCGGGCTGCGGTACGTCTCCCGACGGGGTCCCGGGCGACGAGGCGTGACCGAGCCGCTCCCGTCACCGCGCCCGCCCGACCGTCACGGAGGGACGGTGGCCCCGCCGGTGAGGGGGAGCAGTTCGGGGCGGCCGGTGGCGTGGGCGGTGTACGCGTGCACGTCGGCCCAGCATGGGATGTGCTCGTCGAAGCCGCGTCCGCACGCGCAGTTCTGCGCACCGCGGGTCGCGAAGGCACAGATGAGCGTGGTGCGGTAGCAGGCCATCGCCGCCTCGCACCACTCCCACGGCACCGGCTCGCCGGGCTCGGCAAGGGAGACCGGATAGGTGCCGAGGTTGTAGCCGATGTTCGCGACGATCGGTTGCAGCGGGAGGAGGGTGTGGAACACACCCCGGTCGGTCACCGTGACGCCGCCCTCGGGGTCGACGAGTCCCAGTGACAGCGGGCCCGCCTCGGTGATGAACTCCGCGAATACAGCGGGCATTTCGTCGACGAGTGGATCGGGAGCGAGCGGTCCCGACCCGCTGCGATGCCCGGCGACGGGCCACGTGTGCGTGGCGGCGTCGTGCCTGCCCAGGTGGGGTCGGTACGCCGATCAGGTGGGCGAATCGCCGGTGGGGGTTGGCGAGGTCCCGGGCGATCGACGTACCCGGGACACTCCACGTGACGCGGCATCGGCCGTCCGCCGCCGCACGGGACGCCAGTCGCAGGTCGGCGAGGTCGACGCCCTTGGCGTAGCGGCGCATGACGTCGAACGCCGCGCTGAGGTCGACCACTTCGGTAGGCGCGAGAACATGGGTGTCGCTCGAACGCGGCTCAGCGCTGGACATGGGTGGCGGCCCCTTGCGTCGAGATGGGTCGGGGGGAAGTGGCGGTGGTCCGGGCGGTGATGGATGCACTCGCGTTCCGGTGCCCGGGTGAGGAGCGGAGGAAGGCGACGCGGCTGAGCTTTCGGGGAGGGTGGGAGGCGCTGCCGTCGACACGGATCACCGTGTACTGATCGGCGAATGCCGGTACCAGTCGCAACCCCCGACCGGCCTCCTCCTCGTCCTCGTAGTCGCCGTCGGTCTCGTCGTCGGCCTTCGACCTCAACCGCGGCAATTCGTCAGGTGCTTCGTCTCCGACGTCGATGATCAGCCGGTCCTCGCGAAGCTCCCAGGCGAGGGTCACCGACCCGTGGCCGACATGCCGGAGCACATTGGTCACCAGCTCCGACACGACCAGCAGGACCCCGTCGGTGACATCCGGATCCAGTCCCGCCCCGAGGCAGACCTTGGCTATGTGCCGACGGGCCCGCCGGGGTGCGTGGATCGAGAGCGGCAATGCGACGAGACGGTCCGGAGGCGCTTCGGGCGTGGGATCCGGCATTTGGCGCCCAGCCGGGCGCGTTCGTCCTCTTCGAGATGCCATTCGGAGAGGCGGACATGGGCTTTACGGAATCGGCCTGTTCCCGGACGTGCGAGCACGCTACGGGGTCGCCGTCAGTCGACCCTGCTCGCCTGCCGCGCCTCGGCCGCCGGTACCCGCGTCACGTCGGGGCGCCCTGCTCGACGGCCCAGTACCCGTTCGACGACCACGGCGGAGAGGCAGAGAAGCGCCGCGAGCACGGAGAAGGCGGGGAAGATCACGCTGTCGCTCCAGACGGTCGCGCCGATGCCCACGAGGAGTGTGGGCGTGATGAGCGCGCCGTACGCGAGCAGGTAGAACATGGACATGACCGCCCCACGCCGCTCGGCGGGGATGTGTGCGGTCAGGTGGCGCAGGGAGCCGCCGAAGGCCAGTCCGTAGGCGCCGCCTTGGAGCGCGACGGTGACGATGATGACGACGGCGTTGCCGGTGGCGAAGCCGCCCACCCCGACCGGCATGAGCACGGCGAGTGCCACGTCGCCGCCGAGTGCGACCGTGCGGGCCGGGAGGCGCGCGCTGACGACCTGGGCGAGGGCGGCGGTCAGGGTCACGGCCGCGATGACGACGCCGCCGAAGAACGGACCGTCGACGTGCGCGGCGTGGGATGCGATCGAGGGTTCCAGCGAGAAGCAGACCCCGAGTACGGACCAGGCGGCACCGGCACCGATCACGGCGAAGACGAAGCGCCCGCGGATCTCCTTGGGCACCTGCGGACGCGGAATCTCCAGCGGCGCGGCGCCGGCCGAGGGGTGCGGCTCACGCATCGCCACCAGGAGGATGAACAGGACGACGGCGATGAGCGCGTCGGCAAGATACGGCAGGAGCAGGGGGTGGAAGTCGATCTGGGCGAGGGTCGCGGTGCCGAGCGCGGCGACGGCGATGCCGACGTTGAACGCGATGGCGGTGAGCGTCCCGGTCCGCGCCGCCCGCTCCGGGTCGACGTCCAGCAGGGCGGCTCCGCCGACGACGACGATGGCGCCGATGCCCACCCCGTTGAGCATCCGCGCCACGATGAGATACCCGGGTCCTGCGGCGAAGACGAAGACGGCGAGTCCGGCGAGCAGTAGGAGGACGGCGACCAGGAGCACGGGCCGACGTCCGTACCGGTCGGACAGAGCCCCCGAGACGAGGATCGCGACGACCGCCACGGTTCCGTACGCGGCGAAGACGACGGTGGTCATAAAGGGCGGATAGCCCCACTTCTCGGCGTACAGGGAGTAGAGCGGTGACGGGATGGCGGAAGTCGCCTGTCCGAGCGTGAGGAGGACGAGGAGGGTTGCATAACTCCACGGCTGGGGCCGGCGGTCAGGGGACGGTGCCCGCACGAGGACTCCTGGTAAGTTAGATGAGGATCGTACTTCGGAGAGGCTAGGGAGAAGTACGATGATCGTCAAACTTGGAGTTGTCCGATGCCGTCCTGGGAGACCCCACCGGACCGGTTGCCGCCCGTCGCGGGCATCCGGAAGCTGCTGCGCGCCCTCGCGGACCCGGTACGCCTGGAAATGGTCCGTCGTCTGGCGACGCATCCCGCTGCCGAGGCTCCGTGCTCGGACCTCTACGAGGACCTGAGCAAATCCACCGCGACCCACCACTTCAAGATCCTGGTGGAGGCGGGCATTCTCCACCCGGTCATGGTGGGTCCCTCTCGCGGCCACCGCCTGCGGCGTACCGCCCTTCAGGAAGCTGTACCGGGCCTGCTGGACGCGCTGATGGGGGCCCTGGCGCGCGAGAGTTGACGGGCTCGGGGGGTCGGGGTCGGGGAACGGGTCCTGGGGGATCGGTGCGGGAGGCGACGGCGCCGGGGCCCGGCGAGGGGGATCCCCATGACACGGTCGGTTGTGCTGCGGCAGCCTGACGCCCTGTCTCGTCGTTCGGCGGACGAACCCTCCCGGAAGGAACCGTTCTTCATGCCGTTGCGCGCCCGCTTCGCTGCCGCCTTCATATCGCCCCTCCTCGTGATGACCGCCGCGTGCGGGGGGTCGGATGACGAGAAGGATGGTGCGAAGGCGCCGGAAACGGGCAGCACCGCAGGCGTGACCACCGGTGCCCCGGGCGGAAGTTCCGTGAGTGGCGGTGCGGTTGCCGCCGGCACCAAGGGTTACAAGCTCGTCGTCCCGGAGTCGATCGACGCCTACACGAAGTCGAGCACCGGCACCACGCCCGGCGCGACGGAGGCCGAGGACCTCGGGGTGAAGAACGCCCAAACGGTGTCCGGCGTCTACAACGCGCCCGACCCCGACCCCGACAATCGGGCGACGCTGGGCGGCGCCCGGCTGACCTTCTACGGCTTCCACGGCGAGATCGCCGACCCCGCCAAGACCCTCGACCGCTACTTGGCCACCGTCGGCGACAAAGGCATGAAGGGCAAGGGCAAGGCGCCGGGGACCGACATTCGGCCCGTCGAAGGCGCCAAGACCGTCAAGCCCGCCGGCTTCGAGGGCGCGCTGATGAAGTGCCAGGTCATGCAGTACACCGGCGCCAAGGGCGACGGGACCGCGAAGCCCGGTGCGGATTTCCGCTTCCCGGTCTGCGCCTGGGCCGACTACGCAACTCTCGGCGGCGTCGACGTCGCCGTCCTGACGGAAATGACGACGGGCGGCGAGGGCGTCTCCCAGGACGAGGCAGCCACGTTGACCGCCAAGCTCTACGACCTGGCCCGCCAAAAGACCTGACCCACAGCGCGGTTCGGGCCCATGGCGCAGGCGAGGTATCGGCCCGGTGACCTCTTCGGCTCGGCGCAACGGCGGGGGCGGGGCGCGCGTTCGGCCACGAGGGGCACCCCGCCCATATGGCCTAAGCGGCTTCCGTTTCGTCCATGTTCAGTGTCCGGTCGACCGGCGGCGCGGCGGGAGTACAGCCCTTGCCGGCCCGGGCGAGAACGAGGTTCACCGGGTCGGCCCCATCCACCTGGATCTTCACCGGATACGGCTTGCCCTCGGCGAGCACGTGCACGGTCCGGGTGGTCTCGTCCCCCTGCCGCGCGGTCAACGCGATGACCCGCTTCCCGCCGATCTCCGAGATCTCGCCCATGGTGTAGGCGAGTTTCGCATCCCCGAAGACGGAACCCATGCCGTCGAGCTGGTCATCAGGGTCGGCCGTGGTCGTCACGTACTTGTCGGCGAGTCGGGCGGCCCCCTCGTCGATCTCGGCCTGAGTATTCTCGGACCGGCCCCCGATCGCGCGCCAGAACGCGACGTCGCCCTTCCGGTACGCCTTGCCCCCGACCACGATCACCTCGGCGGGGTGACCCAGGATGCTCTCGGTGCCCTGTAGGTCGCGACCCACGTGCACGCAGACGTCGTAGTCGGACCGGATCGAGTCGGCCACGGCATCGCCGGTGACCTTGAAGTCCTCGGCCTGCCACAGCGCTTGCGCCTCGTTGACGAGGGCCCGGGGATCCTTGCCGACATTTGAGGACTTGCCACCGTCTCCGTCGCCATTGCACGAGGTGACCGAGACAAGCCCGAAGGCGACGGCGGACAGAGCCACCACGACACGACCGATACGCACGGGAGTTCCTTTTTCCTGCCACGAGAAGACGAACACAACCAACACGTCAGTATCGCGGGCATGCCTCCCGCGCCGACCGCCACCCCTCCCGCCCGGGGTGCGCGTGGGTTCAGGGACTGTGTTCCTGCTGAGGTTCGCGCTCGGGGTTGCGACGATGGCCGCTCCGGGGGCGGTCCGAGTCGGTGGTGGGCCGCCGCCGGCGTTCGGGGCTCCGAGACTGGAACTTCCGGCGAGACGCATGCGCCGGCAGCTGGGCGGGTGGGAGGTCCGGCCGTGTTCTCTGCGGCGCCTTCCCGAGGGGGTCGGGTGTTTCCGGCGGGCGTTGTGCTTGTGCTTGCGGGTGGCCGGTGCGGGGTTCGTCCGAGTCGGTGATGGGCCGCCGCCAGCGTTCGGGGCTCCGAGACATCGGCCTCCCGACGAGACCGGCGCATTGCTCAGCGAAAACCGGCTGGCAACGGGGGGCAGGGAGGGCAGCCGGGTCGAGTCCTCCGGGCAGCCTCCGGAGTGGGCCGGGCGTTCCCGACTGGCGTTGCACCTTTGGCTGCGAGTGGCTGGTCCGGGGTTTGTCCGAGTCGGTGATGGGCCGCCGCCAGCGTTCGGGGCTCCGAGACATCGGCCTCCCGACGAGGCCGGCGTGTTGGTCGGCGAAAACCGGCTGGCAGCGGGGGGCAGGGAGGGCAGCCGGGTCGAGTCCTCCGGGGAGGCTTCCCGAGTGGGTCGGGGCGTTTCGGGGGCGTTTGGAGGGGAGTTGGGGTTCGAAACCGGATCGCGATGGGTGGTTGTGGGCTTCGGGCTTCGGTGACCTGCGGATTTGTGGCCTCGGGGTGGAAAGCCGGGCGTCGAGTGCCGGTTTCGTGCGCTCGGGCCTCCTCAACACCGGTGTTGAAGACCGAAACTGCCCGATCGGGGCCGGCTTCGGACGCTGCGACCCCCCGAGACCGTCAAGAGACCAAAAATACCCAGCGGGAGCCGAAACCGGATCCCGAGGCACCCGAAATAGCCGCCGCCAGCGCTGACCTGCGGTTTTCTCTCACGCCGAGACTACGGCGCCCCGCGCGATCCGGGTTCGTGAACCTTAATCACCCACATGCCACTGCCTGCCGAAAGCACCCGCCCCACTCGGAAAGGCTGCCCGGAGGACTCGACCCGGCTGCCCTCCCTGCCCCCCGTTGCCAGCCGGTTTTCGCTGAGCAATGCGCCGGTCTCGTCGGGAGGCCGATGTCTCGGAGCCCCGAACGCTGGCGGCGGCCCATCACCGACTCGGACAGACCCCGCACCGGCCGGCGCGCGGCCAAAGGTGCAACGCCAGTCGGGAACGCCCGGCCCACTCCGGAGGCTGCCCGGAGGACTCGACCCGGCCGCCCTCCCTGCCCCCCGTTGCCAGCCGGTTTTCGCTGAGCAATGCGCCGGTCTCGTCGGGAGGCCGATGTCTCGGAGCCCCGAACGCTGGCGGCGGCCCATCACCGACTCGGACAGACCCCGCACCGGCCGGCGCGCGGCCAAAGGTGCAACGCCAGTCGGGAACGCCCGGCCCACTCCGGAGGCTGCCCGGAGGACTCGACCCGGCCGCCCTCCCTGCCCCCCGCTGCCAGCCGGTTTTCGCTGAGCAATGCGCCGGTCTCGTCGGGAGGCCGAAGTCTCGGAGCCCCGAACGCTGGCGGCGGCCCATCACCGACTCGGACGAACCCCGCACCGGCCACCCGCAACCACAGACGCAACGCCGGCCGGAAGCACCCGACCCATTCGGGAAGGTCGCCCGAGGACCCGACTCGGCCGACCTGCCTCTCCGCTGCTGACGGCCGGCCGCGTTTCGCCGAGCAACGCACGCGACTTGCCGAAGGATCCGAGTCTCGGAGCCCGCACTCCGGCGGCGGCCACCCCTCTCGACCCGGACCAGCCCCGCGCCGATTGCCCGCGCCCGCCGGCGCGAATCTCGGCAGGTGTCACTGAGTGACTCGGGTGAGTGGTCCCGGGGGATGTGCGGTGGCACTTTGGGCGGGTGATGTCGAGCTATCAGTTGGCGGTTGCGCAGGTTTTGGCGGAGGCGGACGATACCGGGGCTTGGCGGTTGTGGCCCGGGGATCCCTGGTGCATGGTGGCGCCGCCGAAGCACATTCGGCGGCGGCAGGGTTGGAAGTTGCACCTGTCGGCGACGGCCCGGTCCGCGCCGCGGGTGTTGGAGAACGCGGCGCGGGTGTTGGTTGCGCACGGGTGTGCGTTCAAGTTCGCCGTGACGCCGAAGGCTGCCGCCGAGATGAACGCGGTGCGGGCGGTGCGGGCGATGTCCGGCAAGTTCATCACCGCGTATCCAGCCGATGACGAGCAACTGGTCCGGCTCGCCGCCGAGTTGCATGCGGTGACCGAGGGGCTGCCGGGGCCGGCCATTCTCTCCGATCGGCGGTATCAGCCGGGCAGCCTGGTCCACTACCGGTTCGGCTGCTTCGCCCATCCCCGGGAGTTGAACGACGAGGGCTTCTACGAGGGCCGCCTCCAGGCACCCGACGGCACGTTCGTACCGGACCGACGCGAGCCCTGGTTCGCGCCGCCCGCCTGGGCCGTCGACCCGCTGGCCGAGCCCGCGCCGCCGGCCGGGTCCGCTCCACCCGGCGGCGAGCGCAAGCGCGGTGCCCCCGTCCTGCTCGCGGACCGCTACCGGGTCCGGGCGGCGATCAACCACTCCAATCGGGGCGGCGTGTACCGGGCTCGGGACGAGCGCACCGGCGAGGACGTGCTGATCAAGGAGGCCCGCCCGCACGTGGCTTCCGGGCCGGACGGCCGTGACGCCCGGAACTGGCTTCGGCACGAGGCCGAGGTGCTCGAACGGCTCGCGCCCGGCGGTCCCGGCGGGATCGTGCCGGCGGTGCGCGAGGTATTCGAGCAGGGTGGGCACGTCTTCCTCGTCGAGGACCTGATCGACGGCGACACGCTCCAGCGGTGGACCACGGACCGGTTGGAGCGCCGGCACGGCGACGACGGCCGGATCCCGATCCCGGCCGCATGGGAACTGGCCCGCGAACTCGTCCGGTTGGTGGCACAGGTCCACGATGCGGCGCTGGTGCTACGGGACTTCAAGCCGAGCAACGTGATGATCACGCCGCAGGGGCGGCCCGTGCTCGTGGACTTGGAGGGCGCGGTGCCGCTCGACGGACGGGCGCCCGTGATCGGTACTCGTGGATTCAGTGCGCCCGAATACCTCGCCGTGAGCGGATCCGCGCCGCCGGCGCCCGGTACTTCGGCCGACTGCTTCAGCCTGGGCGCGACCCTGCTGCACGCCACGGCCGGGATCAGCCCGGTCCTCGCCGCGGAAGACGCGCCGGCGCGGTCGGCCGGCGAGCGGATCGCGGCGATCGTCGGCGCCGCGGCCCCCGGGATTCCGGCCCTTGACGCGTTGGCGCCGCTGGTCGTCGGGCTCACCGCCGACATCCCGGAGCGGTGGACGCTCGCGCAGGCCGCCGACTTCCTGCGGGCGGCGCCGGACCCCGACCCGGCCCGCCGACCCCCGAAGCCGCGGCCCGAGCGGCCTGCCCCGCCGCCCGCCCCGCATCGGCTCCTCGCGGACGGACTGGCCCACCTCGTCGAGACGATGAACCCGG
It contains:
- a CDS encoding MFS transporter; this encodes MNHDTATNPKVAPAAPATPASTATAAPATTVAARTGAAFALLAAVQAVLNTSVTITSAAGPDIAADLGLGASGLVWTGAAYTLAFSGLLLLGGRMADRYGRRNAFRAGIALFAAASLAGALVPGGSWLITIRLLQGAGAAVAAPAAMALVGDVFPVEAARRRAMAAWGGLSGVGAALGMQLAGATATWASWRWSFVALALVGFMVAALAGRYLPAGPTPTRGRVDVLGAALVTGGVALLSLGLVAVGTHGWLTSAVLLPIGAGFGLLLGFGVAENRVAAPLMPLRFLASGRRVGALATGMLAPIAGSSAAFLMSLYFQRVLGWSALRSALGFVPYTLALIAVSATSVPIVARLGARRTAFLGLVTMALAFLLFGRIDAESAYVGAPLVGMLVLPVGIGLTAAAAVVGATRGVSAGDAALAGGAFNTSMLMGPTIGMALFASLADAHTGTGPSPEQAATDGYVFAFHAAAALFAVAAAAVAVLRGIRPARA
- a CDS encoding GDSL-type esterase/lipase family protein, whose translation is MISIDTTAATPTPTTASAPATTWVAGFRSAVLGPYEDIRIQPSRAFRDQTLRQILHMDGGGTTLRVLLSNEYGREPLVIGAARVGSAGADGVVDPAAEAVLRFDGAAEVTIPVGVRIQSDPVEFATEPGTDLALTLYFPKDTGLATYAHTPSQNAYLVAGNAVGRAAFDDAEEVDGRYYVAGVDVLAPEGTAIAVAFGDSWFGGGGTTVGANLRFPNQLNRRLARGWVVNQGLGGNRLLTDEVGLHGLARFERDVLSVPGVTHVLFHFGLNDLGLPGMSGKPPARAADLIEGFIALAAQARAAGLTSIGATMGPYGGTIYPGVDSAQGRVERRRVNEWIRTSDVFDAVVDVAAAVQDPNAPDFIRADLDSGDHLHLNDAGVRAMADAYDLAYVRL
- a CDS encoding alpha/beta fold hydrolase, with product MTDFVLVAGAWLGSSAWDEVVPELRAAGHGAYPLTLSGLAEKRGVPAGQRTHVRDIVAEVEDRDLRDVVLVGHSYSGIPVGQAAERIGDRLRRMVLVDSNVAVHGESFASGSWSGEAAITAAIVANGGFWAVPEAAEFAGQGLTDEQIARLVADATPHPGDTLIERAELAGSLGDLPTTYLKCLLDGPEPNDAVAKLLTSERWRLVEMDTGHWPMYSQPHELAHILLAEAGR
- a CDS encoding peptidase inhibitor family I36 protein; translated protein: MTHIKRIVAGLAGVVVVLGAVSAPSAGAADGYDRCPVGFYCMFSGLDGTGDMIRLSGSTPDLAALGMDDRAKSDWNRTPSTIHLWSDAHYGGCTAVTSSGPTGKGNFFPSFRDFFSSVQFDGPGGPGCGTSPDGVPGDEA
- a CDS encoding ATP-binding protein, producing the protein MPLSIHAPRRARRHIAKVCLGAGLDPDVTDGVLLVVSELVTNVLRHVGHGSVTLAWELREDRLIIDVGDEAPDELPRLRSKADDETDGDYEDEEEAGRGLRLVPAFADQYTVIRVDGSASHPPRKLSRVAFLRSSPGHRNASASITARTTATSPRPISTQGAATHVQR
- a CDS encoding MFS transporter is translated as MRAPSPDRRPQPWSYATLLVLLTLGQATSAIPSPLYSLYAEKWGYPPFMTTVVFAAYGTVAVVAILVSGALSDRYGRRPVLLVAVLLLLAGLAVFVFAAGPGYLIVARMLNGVGIGAIVVVGGAALLDVDPERAARTGTLTAIAFNVGIAVAALGTATLAQIDFHPLLLPYLADALIAVVLFILLVAMREPHPSAGAAPLEIPRPQVPKEIRGRFVFAVIGAGAAWSVLGVCFSLEPSIASHAAHVDGPFFGGVVIAAVTLTAALAQVVSARLPARTVALGGDVALAVLMPVGVGGFATGNAVVIIVTVALQGGAYGLAFGGSLRHLTAHIPAERRGAVMSMFYLLAYGALITPTLLVGIGATVWSDSVIFPAFSVLAALLCLSAVVVERVLGRRAGRPDVTRVPAAEARQASRVD
- a CDS encoding ArsR/SmtB family transcription factor, with the translated sequence MPSWETPPDRLPPVAGIRKLLRALADPVRLEMVRRLATHPAAEAPCSDLYEDLSKSTATHHFKILVEAGILHPVMVGPSRGHRLRRTALQEAVPGLLDALMGALARES